One Bradyrhizobium sp. CCGB12 genomic window carries:
- a CDS encoding MJ0042-type zinc finger domain-containing protein, which yields MHIVCPHCTTSYAIKLASLGANGRTVRCSRCKETWVAHAEDAIEEASVPAMAAASQAEDQSDLAEQWNSYARDDGAADTPVVESPSIASDWPTEEAKEIEDEWSAAARAAEEDVAGAQHQSWFRDLFRRRGARVSRPAAAAAPRKSHFGLPTACAAMGALVLALVIWRGDMVRLLPQTAAFYKMVGLEVNLRGLAFKDVKLSSETVDGKQVLVIEGVIVGGGKKPLDIPRLRFAVRDAQGAEIYAWNTVLEQTVLRPGERAFFRSRLASPPLEGRNIDVRFFNRRDIAGGSV from the coding sequence ATGCATATCGTCTGCCCCCATTGTACGACATCCTACGCCATCAAGCTTGCGAGCCTTGGCGCGAATGGCCGGACGGTGCGCTGCTCCCGTTGCAAGGAGACCTGGGTCGCCCATGCCGAGGATGCCATCGAAGAGGCGTCCGTCCCGGCCATGGCCGCGGCCAGCCAGGCCGAGGACCAGTCCGACCTCGCCGAGCAGTGGAACTCCTACGCCAGGGACGACGGCGCCGCCGACACGCCGGTTGTCGAAAGCCCCTCGATCGCCAGCGACTGGCCGACCGAGGAGGCCAAGGAGATCGAGGACGAGTGGTCAGCGGCGGCCCGGGCCGCCGAGGAGGACGTCGCCGGCGCCCAGCACCAGTCCTGGTTCCGCGACCTGTTCCGCCGCCGCGGCGCGCGGGTCAGCCGCCCCGCCGCCGCCGCGGCGCCGCGAAAATCTCATTTCGGCCTGCCGACCGCCTGCGCGGCCATGGGCGCGCTGGTCCTGGCGCTGGTGATCTGGCGCGGCGACATGGTGCGGCTGCTGCCGCAAACGGCGGCGTTCTACAAGATGGTCGGGCTCGAGGTTAATCTGAGGGGACTGGCTTTCAAGGACGTCAAGCTGTCCAGCGAGACCGTGGACGGTAAGCAGGTGCTGGTGATCGAGGGCGTGATCGTCGGCGGGGGCAAGAAGCCGCTCGACATCCCCCGCCTGCGCTTCGCCGTGCGCGACGCGCAGGGCGCCGAAATCTACGCCTGGAACACGGTGCTGGAGCAGACCGTGCTGCGGCCCGGCGAGCGCGCTTTCTTCCGCTCGCGCCTGGCCTCGCCGCCGCTGGAGGGCCGCAATATCGACGTTCGCTTCTTCAACCGGCGCGACATTGCCGGCGGCAGCGTATAA
- the ftsE gene encoding cell division ATP-binding protein FtsE, translating into MVRFENVGLRYGLGPEILRDLSFQIPAHSFQFLTGPSGAGKTSLLRLLFLSHRPTRGLVNLFGHDISQLGKDEIADLRKRIGIVLQDFRLLDHMTTYENVALPFRVMGRSESSYRKEVIDLLRWVGLGDRMDALPPILSGGEKQRAAIARAVISRPQLLLADEPTGSVDPTLGRRLLRLFIELNKSGTAVIIATHDIGLMDQYEARRLVLHQGRLHVYE; encoded by the coding sequence TTGGTTCGGTTCGAAAATGTCGGATTGCGTTACGGTCTGGGGCCGGAGATTCTGCGCGACCTCAGTTTCCAGATCCCGGCGCATTCCTTTCAGTTTCTCACCGGACCCTCCGGCGCCGGCAAGACCTCGCTGTTGCGCCTGTTGTTCCTGTCGCATCGGCCGACGCGCGGCCTGGTCAATCTGTTCGGCCACGACATCTCGCAGCTCGGCAAGGACGAGATCGCCGATTTGCGCAAACGCATCGGTATCGTGCTCCAGGATTTCCGCCTGCTCGACCACATGACGACCTATGAGAACGTCGCGTTGCCGTTCCGTGTCATGGGCCGCAGCGAGTCGAGCTATCGCAAGGAGGTGATCGATCTCCTGCGCTGGGTCGGCCTCGGCGATCGCATGGATGCGCTGCCGCCGATCCTGTCCGGCGGCGAGAAGCAGCGCGCCGCGATCGCACGCGCCGTGATCTCGCGCCCGCAGCTGCTGCTTGCGGACGAGCCGACCGGCAGCGTCGACCCGACGCTAGGCCGCCGCCTGCTGCGGCTCTTCATCGAGCTCAACAAATCGGGCACGGCCGTCATCATCGCGACCCACGACATCGGCCTGATGGACCAGTACGAGGCGCGGCGCCTGGTGCTGCATCAGGGACGGCTGCACGTCTATGAGTAG
- a CDS encoding ABC transporter permease, translating to MSRTDERGVLVDLGQERPQLPAKARNMSPIVPRASIHGRALVAVVAIMTFLASMTTGTVLLVSASAAEWQSDVASEITIQVRPQAGRDLERDTAAVTEAMRAQAGIVEVKPFSKDESGKLLEPWLGTGLSLDDLPVPRMIIARVQPGTSLDLGALRARVTQVAPSASVDDHRAWIERMRSMTNATVLAGLGILALVIIATIISVSFATRGAMAANRPIVEVLHFVGAGDRYIANRFLRHFLRLGLEGGVIGGGIAMLVFGFSESIAGWFSGTPVGDQFAALLGTFSLRASGYIVLAIQAVLIGAITAVASRQTLFATLNDVD from the coding sequence ATGAGTAGGACCGACGAGCGCGGCGTTCTGGTCGACCTCGGTCAGGAGCGTCCGCAGCTTCCGGCCAAGGCCCGCAACATGTCGCCGATCGTGCCGCGTGCCTCGATCCACGGCCGCGCGCTGGTCGCCGTCGTCGCCATCATGACCTTCCTCGCTTCGATGACCACGGGCACGGTGCTGCTGGTCAGCGCCTCCGCCGCCGAATGGCAGTCGGACGTTGCGAGCGAGATCACCATCCAGGTCCGCCCGCAGGCCGGTCGCGATCTCGAGCGCGACACCGCAGCGGTGACGGAGGCCATGCGCGCGCAGGCCGGCATCGTCGAAGTCAAGCCGTTCAGCAAGGACGAGAGTGGCAAGCTGCTCGAGCCCTGGCTCGGCACCGGGTTGTCGTTGGACGATTTGCCGGTGCCGCGCATGATCATCGCCCGCGTGCAACCGGGCACGTCGCTCGATCTCGGCGCCTTGCGTGCGCGTGTCACCCAGGTGGCGCCGAGCGCAAGTGTCGATGATCACCGTGCCTGGATCGAGCGCATGCGCTCGATGACCAACGCCACCGTCCTTGCGGGGCTCGGCATCCTCGCGCTGGTCATCATCGCCACCATCATCTCGGTGTCGTTTGCGACCCGCGGCGCCATGGCGGCGAACCGGCCGATCGTCGAGGTCCTGCATTTCGTCGGCGCCGGCGACCGCTACATAGCCAACCGTTTCCTGCGCCATTTCCTCAGGCTGGGCCTGGAGGGCGGCGTCATCGGCGGCGGCATCGCCATGCTGGTGTTCGGCTTCTCCGAGTCGATCGCCGGCTGGTTTTCCGGCACTCCCGTCGGCGACCAGTTCGCTGCTTTGCTCGGCACCTTCTCGCTGCGGGCGTCCGGCTACATCGTGCTCGCGATCCAGGCCGTGCTGATCGGCGCCATCACCGCCGTCGCCTCGCGCCAAACCTTGTTCGCGACGCTGAACGATGTTGATTGA
- a CDS encoding YdcF family protein has protein sequence MTSPTDDRSPKLPRGWLRATIVSTIALAFVGAAAGFVAFLAQLRGAEMVPDRKADGIVVLTGGSSRVSDAMELLAAGYGRRLLISGVHPTSTANDISRTLPENQSFMTCCVDLDRTALSTRGNAAEARRWAEGRRFRSLIVVTSNYHMPRALVEFSHAMPQTTLIPFAVVGDKWREEPWWTSASTLRLLLSEYVKYVAAEVRVRLENFGIDLSPEVSEQPSGVQPKRPATAQAN, from the coding sequence ATGACCTCGCCGACCGACGATCGATCGCCGAAACTGCCGCGCGGCTGGCTGCGCGCGACAATCGTGTCGACGATCGCGCTCGCCTTCGTCGGCGCGGCAGCAGGTTTCGTTGCTTTCCTGGCGCAATTGCGCGGCGCCGAGATGGTGCCGGACCGCAAGGCCGACGGCATCGTGGTGCTGACCGGCGGCTCCTCGCGGGTGTCGGACGCGATGGAGTTGTTGGCTGCCGGCTACGGCAGGCGGCTTCTGATCTCGGGTGTGCATCCGACCTCGACGGCGAACGACATCTCCCGGACCCTGCCGGAGAACCAGTCCTTCATGACCTGTTGCGTCGATCTCGACCGCACCGCGCTCTCGACCCGCGGCAATGCGGCGGAGGCGCGGCGCTGGGCCGAGGGGCGCCGGTTCAGATCGCTGATCGTGGTCACTTCGAACTATCACATGCCGCGCGCGCTGGTGGAGTTCTCGCATGCGATGCCGCAGACGACGCTGATCCCGTTCGCGGTGGTCGGCGACAAATGGCGCGAGGAGCCGTGGTGGACGTCGGCGTCGACCTTGCGGCTGCTGCTGTCGGAATATGTCAAGTACGTCGCGGCCGAGGTCAGGGTGCGGCTGGAGAATTTCGGGATTGACCTTTCCCCGGAAGTGTCGGAGCAGCCTTCGGGCGTGCAGCCGAAACGGCCCGCCACCGCCCAGGCCAATTGA
- a CDS encoding 1-acyl-sn-glycerol-3-phosphate acyltransferase produces the protein MFLIFLRSLVFNVLFYAVLVCLAIVALPTFALPPRAMLTVAQWWAKATLILMRLVCNIKVEFRGVENIPQGPLLIVAKHQSFWETFVLPGFFNRPIFILKRQLMQIPVFGQFLVKTGMIAIDRNAGVKALLDMTRRAREAVRSGRQLVIFPEGTRRAPGAPPDYKTGFAQIYSSCGVQCLPIALNSGLFWPRRTFMRYPGTLVVEFLDPLPPGLPKDEFLSRVQTAIEDATGRLVEAGRKEQEQLIGSAPSYAPTGG, from the coding sequence ATGTTCCTGATTTTCCTGCGCTCGCTCGTGTTCAACGTGCTGTTCTACGCCGTGCTGGTGTGCCTGGCGATAGTGGCGCTGCCGACCTTCGCGTTGCCGCCGCGCGCCATGCTGACGGTTGCGCAATGGTGGGCGAAGGCGACGCTGATCCTGATGCGCCTGGTCTGCAACATCAAGGTGGAATTCCGCGGTGTCGAGAACATCCCGCAGGGGCCTTTGCTGATCGTCGCAAAGCACCAGTCGTTCTGGGAGACGTTCGTGCTGCCGGGTTTCTTCAACCGGCCGATCTTCATCCTCAAGCGTCAGCTGATGCAGATCCCGGTGTTCGGTCAGTTCCTGGTCAAGACCGGCATGATTGCGATCGACCGCAACGCCGGTGTGAAGGCGCTGCTCGACATGACGCGGCGGGCGCGAGAAGCGGTACGCAGCGGAAGGCAGCTCGTGATCTTTCCGGAAGGCACGCGCCGCGCGCCGGGCGCGCCGCCGGACTACAAGACCGGCTTTGCGCAGATCTATTCGTCCTGCGGCGTGCAGTGCCTGCCGATCGCGCTTAATTCCGGCCTGTTCTGGCCGCGCCGCACCTTCATGCGTTATCCCGGCACGCTGGTGGTGGAATTCCTCGATCCGCTGCCGCCGGGTCTGCCGAAGGATGAGTTTCTCTCCCGTGTGCAGACCGCCATCGAGGACGCGACCGGCCGCCTCGTCGAAGCAGGCCGGAAAGAGCAGGAACAGTTGATCGGCTCCGCGCCGAGCTATGCGCCGACTGGCGGCTAG
- a CDS encoding gamma-glutamylcyclotransferase: MSEITLPSVTTAKGDLWVFGYGSLMWRPGFAFRERVPARLVGEHRALCVYSFVHRGTPEKPGLVLGLDRGGACRGIAFRVAEKDRADVVANLRAREQVTSVYREVMRSVWLENDARQRVSALAYVVDRGHVQYAGRLSLTEQHRHVVQGHGQSGANRDYVTATVKAIEAEGFRDTQLHQLATMLHGDAHSLHAPAPAEDRESR; this comes from the coding sequence ATGTCGGAAATAACCCTCCCCTCCGTCACCACAGCCAAGGGCGACCTCTGGGTGTTCGGCTACGGCTCGCTGATGTGGCGGCCGGGCTTCGCATTTAGGGAACGCGTCCCGGCGCGGCTGGTCGGCGAGCACCGCGCGCTCTGCGTCTATTCCTTCGTGCACCGCGGCACGCCGGAGAAGCCGGGCCTGGTGCTCGGGCTCGACCGCGGCGGCGCCTGCCGCGGCATCGCCTTCCGCGTCGCCGAGAAGGACCGCGCCGACGTGGTCGCGAATTTGCGGGCGCGCGAGCAGGTGACATCGGTCTATCGCGAAGTGATGCGCTCGGTGTGGCTGGAGAACGATGCACGGCAGCGCGTCTCGGCGCTCGCCTATGTCGTCGACCGCGGCCATGTCCAATATGCCGGCCGGCTGTCGCTCACCGAGCAGCACCGCCATGTCGTCCAGGGCCACGGCCAGTCCGGCGCCAATCGCGACTACGTGACCGCGACGGTGAAGGCAATCGAGGCCGAAGGTTTTCGCGACACGCAGCTGCACCAGCTTGCGACGATGCTGCATGGTGATGCGCATTCCCTGCACGCGCCGGCGCCCGCCGAAGACCGCGAAAGCCGCTAG
- a CDS encoding DUF2125 domain-containing protein, whose protein sequence is MSNMTVAAGRRRSRWGLFIAPVFVLVLAVAWSCFWFYAASQAEIAADAWRAQEAKAGRIYDCAKRSIAGFPFRFEVQCSGASVALVSQNASKTPFTAKLDNILVVAQVYDPKRVIAEFSAPATLTDGVTQNTFVVNWSKGRASVAGLPAVPDRASIVFDDPSLNRLDGSVQVPLARAKQVELHGRLADGSPSDHPVIETVLQVAQGSIQGVHPLLAEPFEADTRAKITGLSDLTPKPWPQRFREIQAAGGHIEIVQSRIQQGEMIAVAAGTLGLSANGRLDGELQMTVTGLERVIPALGIEKMLEEGVPQATLDRVAPGVKSQDLNNLFGALDRAVPGLGKVIKQNANAGVAAGINSIGTESTLEGKKARSFPLKFVDGAVLLGPVKVGQIPPLY, encoded by the coding sequence ATGTCCAATATGACCGTTGCCGCAGGCCGCCGCCGCTCCCGTTGGGGCCTTTTCATCGCACCCGTTTTCGTCCTCGTCCTCGCCGTGGCGTGGAGCTGCTTCTGGTTCTATGCGGCGTCGCAGGCCGAAATCGCCGCCGACGCCTGGCGCGCGCAGGAGGCCAAGGCCGGCCGCATCTATGATTGCGCCAAGCGCTCGATCGCGGGCTTCCCGTTCCGTTTCGAGGTCCAGTGCTCCGGCGCCAGCGTCGCCCTGGTCTCGCAGAACGCGAGCAAGACGCCGTTCACGGCGAAGCTCGACAACATCCTGGTCGTCGCCCAGGTCTATGACCCCAAGCGCGTCATCGCCGAGTTCTCCGCGCCGGCGACGCTGACCGACGGCGTCACGCAAAACACCTTCGTGGTGAACTGGAGCAAAGGCCGCGCCAGCGTAGCCGGCCTGCCGGCCGTACCGGACCGCGCCTCCATCGTGTTCGACGATCCCAGCCTCAACCGTCTCGACGGCAGCGTGCAGGTGCCGCTCGCGCGCGCCAAGCAGGTCGAGCTGCACGGCCGCCTCGCGGACGGATCGCCGTCCGATCACCCGGTGATCGAGACCGTGCTTCAGGTCGCGCAGGGCAGCATCCAGGGTGTGCATCCCCTGCTCGCCGAGCCGTTCGAGGCGGACACGCGCGCGAAGATTACCGGCCTTTCCGACCTCACGCCAAAGCCCTGGCCGCAGCGTTTCCGCGAGATCCAGGCCGCCGGCGGCCATATCGAGATCGTGCAGTCGCGGATTCAGCAGGGCGAGATGATCGCGGTTGCGGCCGGCACCCTCGGCCTCTCCGCCAATGGCCGGCTCGACGGCGAGTTGCAGATGACGGTCACCGGCCTCGAGCGCGTGATCCCGGCGCTCGGCATCGAGAAGATGCTGGAGGAGGGAGTGCCGCAGGCAACGCTCGATCGCGTCGCGCCCGGCGTGAAATCGCAGGATCTCAACAATCTCTTCGGCGCGCTCGACCGCGCCGTTCCGGGCCTCGGCAAGGTCATCAAGCAGAACGCCAATGCCGGCGTTGCCGCCGGCATCAATTCGATCGGCACCGAGAGCACGCTGGAAGGCAAGAAGGCAAGAAGCTTCCCGCTGAAATTCGTCGACGGTGCCGTCCTGCTCGGCCCGGTCAAGGTCGGTCAGATCCCGCCGCTGTATTGA
- a CDS encoding prephenate/arogenate dehydrogenase family protein produces the protein MSAQAHFQRVALIGFGLIGGSIARAAKLQGLAGEIVTTARSEKTRARVAELGIVDHVVATNAEAVKDADLVILCIPVGACGEVAQEIAAHLKPGAIISDVGSVKGAVVRDMAPHLPQGVHFVPAHPVAGTEHSGPDSGFAELFINRWCILTPPDGTDAAATEHLRAFWAAMGAKVEVMTPDHHDLVLAITSHLPHLIAYTIVGTADELAQVTESEVIKFSAGGFRDFTRIAASDPTMWRDVFLANKEAVLEMLGTFTEDLAKLTRAIRRGDGDALFDHFTRTRAIRRGIVEIGQDSAAADFGRPHAALKKP, from the coding sequence ATGAGCGCGCAGGCGCACTTCCAGCGCGTCGCGCTGATCGGCTTCGGCCTGATCGGCGGCTCGATCGCGCGCGCTGCGAAGCTCCAAGGCCTGGCCGGCGAGATCGTCACCACCGCGCGCTCGGAAAAGACGCGTGCGCGCGTCGCCGAGCTCGGCATCGTCGACCATGTCGTGGCGACCAATGCGGAAGCGGTGAAGGATGCCGATCTCGTCATCCTCTGCATTCCCGTCGGCGCTTGCGGCGAGGTCGCGCAGGAGATCGCCGCCCATCTCAAGCCGGGCGCGATCATCTCCGACGTCGGCTCGGTCAAGGGCGCGGTGGTCCGGGACATGGCCCCGCATCTGCCGCAGGGCGTCCATTTCGTGCCGGCGCATCCGGTCGCGGGCACCGAGCATTCGGGCCCGGATTCGGGCTTCGCCGAGCTCTTCATCAACCGCTGGTGCATCCTCACGCCGCCTGACGGCACCGATGCCGCGGCCACGGAGCATTTGCGCGCCTTCTGGGCGGCGATGGGCGCCAAGGTCGAGGTCATGACGCCGGATCATCATGATCTCGTGCTCGCGATCACCAGCCATCTGCCGCATCTGATCGCCTACACCATCGTCGGCACCGCCGACGAGCTGGCGCAGGTGACGGAATCCGAGGTGATCAAATTCTCCGCCGGCGGTTTTCGCGATTTCACCCGTATCGCGGCCTCCGATCCGACGATGTGGCGCGACGTCTTCCTCGCCAACAAGGAGGCGGTGCTGGAAATGCTCGGCACCTTCACCGAGGACCTCGCCAAGCTCACCCGCGCGATCCGCCGCGGCGACGGCGATGCGCTGTTCGACCACTTCACCCGCACCCGCGCCATCCGCCGCGGCATCGTCGAGATCGGCCAGGATTCGGCGGCGGCGGATTTCGGCCGGCCGCATGCCGCGCTGAAGAAGCCTTAG
- the hisC gene encoding histidinol-phosphate transaminase: protein MSRPVPNPGILDIAPYTPGKSPVAEPGRKVFKLSANETPFGPSPKAIEAFKHVADHLEDYPEGTSRVLREAIGRSFGLDPNRIICGAGSDEILNLLAHTYLGQGDEAISTTHGFLVYPIATMAVGAKNVVAREANLTCDVDAILKAVTPRTKLVWLANPNNPTGTYVPFDEVKRLRAGLPSHVLLVLDAAYCDYVSRNDYEMGIELVATTENTVVTHTFSKIHGLAALRIGWMFGPEHIIDAVNRIRGPFNVSTPAMYAAVAAIEDTAHQAMSKQFTETWRNWLTEEIGKLGLKVTPSVANFVLIHFPTEGKTADAADAYLTKRGLVLRALKNYGLPHSLRMTIGTEEANRLVVEALRDFMAGK, encoded by the coding sequence ATGTCCCGCCCCGTGCCGAATCCCGGCATTCTCGATATTGCGCCCTACACGCCCGGCAAAAGCCCGGTCGCAGAGCCGGGCCGCAAGGTGTTCAAGCTCTCGGCCAACGAGACGCCGTTCGGGCCCTCGCCGAAGGCGATCGAGGCGTTCAAGCATGTGGCGGATCATCTGGAGGACTATCCGGAAGGCACCTCGCGCGTGCTCCGCGAAGCGATCGGCCGTTCCTTCGGTCTCGACCCCAACCGCATCATCTGCGGCGCCGGCTCGGACGAGATCCTCAACCTGCTCGCGCACACCTATCTCGGCCAGGGTGACGAGGCGATCTCGACCACCCACGGCTTCCTGGTCTACCCGATCGCGACCATGGCGGTCGGCGCCAAGAACGTGGTCGCGCGGGAGGCCAACCTCACCTGCGATGTCGACGCCATCCTCAAGGCGGTGACGCCGCGCACGAAACTGGTCTGGCTCGCCAATCCCAACAATCCGACCGGGACCTATGTGCCGTTCGACGAGGTCAAGCGGCTGCGCGCCGGCCTGCCTTCGCACGTGCTGCTGGTGCTGGATGCCGCCTATTGCGACTACGTCTCGCGCAACGATTACGAGATGGGGATCGAGCTGGTCGCCACCACCGAGAACACCGTGGTGACGCACACCTTCTCCAAGATCCATGGCCTTGCCGCGCTGCGCATCGGCTGGATGTTCGGGCCCGAGCACATCATCGACGCGGTCAATCGCATCCGCGGGCCCTTCAATGTGTCGACGCCGGCGATGTATGCCGCGGTCGCCGCGATCGAGGACACCGCGCACCAGGCGATGTCCAAGCAGTTCACCGAGACCTGGCGCAACTGGCTCACCGAGGAGATCGGCAAGCTCGGGCTGAAGGTGACGCCCAGCGTCGCCAATTTCGTGCTGATCCACTTCCCGACCGAGGGCAAGACCGCGGATGCGGCCGACGCTTACCTGACCAAGCGCGGCCTCGTGCTGCGCGCGCTGAAGAACTACGGCCTGCCGCATTCGCTGCGCATGACCATCGGCACCGAGGAGGCCAACCGCCTCGTGGTCGAGGCCTTGCGCGACTTCATGGCCGGCAAATGA
- a CDS encoding chorismate mutase, with product MSQRPPAPPSLQELRKEIDAIDEGMHRLLMQRGDIIDRLIQVKQTQEVGSAFRPAREASMMREIVQRHRGILPLDTVESIWRVIISTFTYVQAPFSVHADISVSEPAMRDSVRFHFGFTVPYVAHFSAQAAVEAVAKSKGDLALVSATSSRTPWWLELEADGAPKIIARMPFVERADHPAALPVFAVSRVADSAVVTEVETFSVRVSGWNAEVARALSPLAEIVAVPDTAFDGAALLVSVTSATSIDKIRAALIEAGASVRSTALVGSHATRYTVPPTGAKS from the coding sequence ATGTCCCAACGTCCGCCCGCGCCACCATCGCTTCAGGAATTGCGCAAGGAGATCGACGCGATCGACGAGGGCATGCATCGCCTGTTGATGCAGCGCGGCGACATCATCGACCGGCTGATCCAGGTCAAGCAGACCCAGGAGGTCGGCTCGGCGTTCCGCCCGGCACGCGAGGCTTCCATGATGCGCGAGATTGTCCAGCGTCATCGTGGCATCCTGCCGCTCGACACGGTCGAGAGCATCTGGCGCGTCATCATCTCGACCTTCACCTATGTCCAGGCGCCGTTCTCCGTGCATGCCGACATCTCGGTGAGCGAGCCGGCGATGCGCGATTCCGTGCGCTTCCATTTTGGTTTCACGGTGCCTTACGTCGCGCATTTCAGCGCGCAGGCCGCGGTCGAGGCGGTGGCGAAATCCAAGGGTGATCTGGCGCTGGTCTCGGCCACCTCGAGCCGCACGCCCTGGTGGCTGGAGCTGGAAGCGGACGGCGCGCCGAAGATCATCGCGCGGATGCCCTTCGTCGAGCGCGCCGACCATCCGGCGGCGCTGCCCGTGTTCGCGGTCTCGCGTGTCGCCGACAGCGCCGTGGTGACGGAGGTCGAGACCTTCAGCGTGCGCGTGTCGGGGTGGAACGCCGAGGTCGCGCGAGCGCTGTCGCCGCTCGCCGAGATCGTGGCGGTGCCCGATACCGCCTTCGACGGCGCAGCGCTGCTGGTCTCGGTCACCAGCGCCACCAGCATCGACAAAATCAGGGCTGCCTTGATCGAAGCGGGGGCCTCGGTACGCTCCACAGCCCTCGTCGGCAGCCACGCAACGCGCTATACGGTGCCCCCGACCGGGGCGAAATCGTAA
- a CDS encoding homoserine O-acetyltransferase, which yields MVGVKSIPSPAINADERSHEVDHPSSQVARFGTEQPLRLDCGVDLSPFQIAYQTYGELNADRSNAVLICHALTGDQHVANVHPVTGKSGWWDTLVGPGRPLDPKHYFIICSNVIGGCMGSTGPASINPATGKVWGLDFPVITIPDMVRAQAMLIDRLGIDTLFAVVGGSMGGMQVLQWTAAYPTRVYSALAIACSTRHSAQNIAFHELGRQAVMADPDWHGGGYADHGIHPHRGLAVARMAAHITYLSDAALHRKFGRRMQDRELPTFSFDADFQVESYLRYQGSSFVERFDANSYLYLTRAMDYFDIAADHGGVLAKAFAGIKTRFCVVSFTSDWLFPTSESRALVHALNASSARVSFAEIETDRGHDAFLLDVPEFFDISRAFLQSAGKARGLKDS from the coding sequence ATGGTTGGCGTCAAGTCGATTCCAAGTCCCGCGATCAATGCCGACGAACGGTCGCACGAGGTGGATCATCCGAGCTCGCAGGTCGCGCGTTTCGGTACTGAGCAGCCGCTGCGGCTCGATTGCGGCGTCGATCTCTCCCCGTTCCAGATCGCCTACCAGACCTATGGCGAGCTCAACGCCGATCGTTCCAACGCGGTCCTGATCTGCCATGCGCTGACCGGCGATCAGCACGTCGCCAACGTGCACCCCGTCACCGGCAAGTCCGGCTGGTGGGACACGCTGGTCGGTCCCGGCCGACCCCTCGATCCCAAGCACTACTTCATCATCTGCTCCAACGTAATCGGCGGCTGCATGGGGTCGACCGGACCGGCTTCGATCAATCCCGCCACCGGCAAGGTGTGGGGCCTGGATTTCCCCGTCATCACCATTCCCGACATGGTGCGTGCGCAGGCGATGCTGATTGACCGGCTCGGCATCGACACGCTGTTTGCGGTGGTCGGCGGCTCGATGGGTGGCATGCAGGTGCTGCAATGGACCGCGGCCTATCCGACCCGCGTGTACTCCGCGCTGGCCATCGCCTGTTCGACACGCCACTCGGCGCAGAATATCGCCTTCCATGAGCTCGGCCGCCAGGCCGTGATGGCCGATCCCGACTGGCACGGTGGCGGCTATGCCGATCACGGCATTCATCCGCATCGCGGCCTCGCCGTGGCACGCATGGCCGCGCACATCACCTATCTCTCGGACGCCGCGCTGCATCGCAAGTTCGGCCGCCGCATGCAGGACCGTGAGCTGCCGACCTTCTCGTTCGACGCCGACTTCCAGGTCGAGTCCTATCTGCGCTACCAGGGTTCGTCCTTCGTCGAGCGCTTCGACGCCAATTCCTATCTCTATTTGACACGCGCGATGGACTATTTCGACATCGCCGCCGATCATGGCGGCGTGCTGGCGAAGGCGTTCGCCGGAATCAAGACGCGCTTCTGCGTGGTCTCCTTCACCAGCGACTGGCTGTTTCCGACCTCGGAATCGCGCGCACTGGTGCACGCACTGAACGCCTCGAGCGCGCGGGTGTCGTTCGCCGAGATCGAGACCGATCGCGGCCACGACGCCTTCCTGCTCGACGTGCCCGAATTCTTCGACATCTCCCGCGCCTTCCTGCAATCGGCAGGCAAGGCCCGCGGACTGAAGGATAGCTAA
- the metW gene encoding methionine biosynthesis protein MetW, whose protein sequence is MSVQEVLPLGGVATGQPGDFRADHRLVAEMVKPGSKVLDVGCGEGDLLQLLETRGIDGRGIELSREGVNRCVAKGLAVVQGDADTDLVNYPDDAFDYVILSQTLQATRQPRVVLENLLRIGRRAIVSFPNFGFWKMRLQLLIGGHMPRTENLPATWYDTANIHFCTIKDFVELCDEINVKMERSVALDLYGRPVPLNLPWWVWNMFGEQGVFLLSRGGGK, encoded by the coding sequence ATGTCCGTGCAGGAAGTCTTGCCGCTTGGCGGCGTCGCCACCGGGCAGCCCGGCGATTTTCGCGCCGATCATCGGCTGGTGGCCGAAATGGTGAAGCCGGGATCGAAGGTGCTCGATGTCGGCTGCGGCGAGGGCGATCTGCTCCAGCTGCTGGAGACCCGCGGCATCGACGGCCGCGGCATCGAATTGTCGCGCGAGGGCGTCAACCGCTGCGTCGCCAAGGGGCTTGCGGTGGTGCAGGGCGATGCTGACACCGACCTCGTGAACTATCCCGATGACGCCTTCGACTACGTGATCTTGTCGCAGACGCTGCAAGCGACGCGGCAGCCGCGTGTGGTGCTGGAAAATCTCCTGCGCATCGGCCGCCGCGCCATCGTCTCCTTCCCGAATTTCGGCTTCTGGAAGATGCGGCTCCAGCTCCTGATCGGCGGCCACATGCCGCGCACCGAGAATTTGCCGGCGACCTGGTACGACACCGCGAACATCCATTTCTGCACCATCAAGGATTTCGTCGAGCTCTGCGACGAGATCAATGTCAAGATGGAGCGTTCGGTGGCGCTCGACCTCTACGGCCGCCCGGTGCCGCTGAACCTGCCCTGGTGGGTGTGGAATATGTTCGGTGAGCAGGGGGTGTTTCTGCTGAGCAGGGGCGGCGGAAAGTAG